One part of the Marinobacterium rhizophilum genome encodes these proteins:
- the flgA gene encoding flagellar basal body P-ring formation chaperone FlgA, with translation MTRLLLCTLSLSATLLLPALTQADTLAADVETSARNYLASLYQQQNPEARIEVTINPVSTRLRLPDCATPLVVEAPRGSGSRITTRVSCDSPQHWALFVTARVGILYPVIVTRRPVSRGETLGNDDIESRLLDISDETRGYFQAPEDVIGRSASRHLPNASILNAGMLTQSTLIERGDSVIIEIRSGGLHLRTQGTALEDGLEGAQIRVRNDRSGQEIKARVIARGLVRPLGR, from the coding sequence GTGACGCGTCTTTTGCTTTGTACCCTCAGCTTGAGCGCCACCCTGCTGCTCCCGGCACTGACCCAGGCCGACACCCTGGCCGCCGACGTCGAGACCAGCGCCCGGAATTACCTGGCCTCGCTCTATCAGCAGCAGAATCCCGAAGCCCGGATCGAGGTGACCATCAACCCGGTCAGCACGCGCCTGCGCCTGCCCGACTGCGCGACGCCTTTGGTTGTTGAAGCGCCCCGCGGCAGCGGCAGCCGCATCACCACCCGGGTATCCTGCGATTCGCCGCAGCACTGGGCACTCTTTGTCACCGCCAGGGTGGGCATCCTGTATCCGGTCATCGTTACCCGCCGGCCCGTGAGCCGCGGCGAAACCCTCGGCAACGATGATATCGAGAGTCGCCTGCTGGATATCAGCGACGAGACCCGCGGCTATTTCCAGGCGCCCGAGGATGTGATCGGCCGCAGCGCCAGTCGCCACCTGCCCAACGCCAGCATCCTCAATGCCGGCATGCTGACGCAAAGTACCCTGATTGAGCGCGGCGACAGCGTTATCATCGAGATACGCAGCGGCGGGCTGCACCTGCGTACCCAGGGCACGGCGCTGGAAGACGGCCTGGAAGGCGCGCAGATCCGGGTACGCAATGACCGCTCGGGGCAGGAGATCAAGGCGCGGGTGATTGCGCGTGGACTTGTGCGTCCCCTGGGGCGGTAA
- a CDS encoding flagella synthesis protein FlgN, translating to MPPHSDAFNTLTRQGVVVLTDLQAQLDIEFAALSNHSLDDLQQSTAGKRLLLEQLAELNAQREQLLTQLGYSATRDGIVQWLDALPAELKPASEALWQELQQALEQIQRLNLRNEQVLRRSSRNNDQLLALLRGQNQRHTLYNASGGKGQLSAQTRLGKA from the coding sequence TTGCCCCCGCACAGCGATGCCTTTAACACCCTGACCCGTCAGGGTGTTGTCGTTTTGACCGACCTGCAGGCGCAACTCGATATCGAGTTCGCCGCGCTGTCGAACCACAGCCTGGACGATCTGCAGCAATCCACCGCAGGCAAGCGACTGCTGCTCGAGCAACTGGCGGAGCTCAACGCCCAGCGCGAACAGCTGCTGACGCAACTGGGTTACAGTGCGACCCGGGACGGTATTGTGCAGTGGCTTGATGCACTGCCAGCCGAACTGAAGCCGGCCAGCGAAGCGCTGTGGCAGGAGTTGCAGCAAGCGCTGGAACAGATCCAGCGCCTGAACCTTCGCAACGAGCAGGTCCTGCGGCGCAGCAGTCGCAACAACGACCAGTTGCTGGCCCTGCTGCGCGGCCAGAACCAGCGTCATACTCTCTACAATGCCAGCGGCGGCAAGGGGCAACTCTCGGCCCAGACCCGGCTCGGCAAAGCCTGA
- a CDS encoding methyl-accepting chemotaxis protein, producing MTTSVYSRGSLRAKLVTILGVFTLVAIGQVAVNMTLISQMQGTASSAQIYGKGRYLGATLLSIVQSVQETDDLQAESVLLQDVVQRMDERYLWLRQGHAAKGVNATTAPAVLAALDESEGQWRNEIKPRIEMILNLPSTTLLQDEIALLKPLLRRLISKIEDSVEAYEELAAENQQEAELVQWLFLLLYIVLLCGVFWVMRGAFSNLNTAAGNLSAFARQLLAGASEQVAATQEQAAAVSQTNSTAEELDQTAAQAVEHSRNVMDLSRQVAEVGDKGALRVEEAIQAMTHVQEQSERIASNILALAEKTQSVGKIISVVGDIAEQTNILAINAGIEASRDQVAGSGFSAVAREIKDLANQSRSATTDVRQILGEVQQATSSAVMLMEEGSKRVELAITTVNSSRDVIDSLLQAVRENARSAAKISASSNQQAIGTSQIRQAMNDINATTNQSVAAVKQVEATAGKLDELSDRLKTMLNG from the coding sequence ATGACAACGAGTGTTTATTCCAGAGGTAGCCTGCGGGCGAAGCTTGTTACCATTCTGGGTGTCTTTACCCTGGTGGCCATCGGGCAGGTCGCGGTTAACATGACCCTGATCTCGCAGATGCAGGGTACCGCTTCGTCGGCCCAGATATACGGCAAGGGCCGGTACCTGGGGGCAACCCTGTTATCGATAGTGCAAAGCGTACAGGAAACGGATGACCTGCAGGCCGAATCCGTCCTGCTGCAGGACGTCGTCCAGCGGATGGACGAGCGTTATCTGTGGTTGCGCCAGGGGCATGCGGCCAAGGGAGTCAACGCGACTACTGCCCCGGCGGTGCTGGCCGCCCTGGATGAAAGCGAAGGCCAGTGGCGCAATGAGATAAAGCCGCGCATCGAGATGATTCTCAACCTGCCCTCGACGACTCTACTGCAGGATGAAATCGCGCTGCTCAAGCCGCTGTTACGCAGGCTTATCAGCAAGATAGAGGACTCCGTGGAGGCCTATGAGGAGCTGGCTGCGGAAAATCAGCAGGAGGCCGAGCTCGTGCAGTGGCTGTTTCTGCTGCTCTATATCGTGCTGCTTTGCGGGGTGTTCTGGGTCATGCGGGGGGCCTTCAGCAATCTGAACACCGCGGCGGGCAACCTGTCCGCCTTTGCGCGTCAGCTCCTGGCCGGGGCTTCAGAGCAGGTGGCGGCCACCCAGGAGCAGGCGGCCGCCGTCAGCCAGACCAACAGTACGGCTGAAGAGCTGGACCAGACGGCGGCACAGGCCGTGGAGCACAGCCGCAACGTGATGGACCTTTCCCGGCAGGTCGCCGAGGTGGGCGACAAAGGTGCCCTGCGGGTTGAGGAGGCCATTCAGGCCATGACGCATGTACAGGAACAAAGTGAGCGAATCGCCAGCAATATTCTGGCGCTGGCGGAAAAAACACAGTCGGTCGGCAAGATCATCAGTGTGGTGGGTGATATCGCTGAACAGACGAATATTCTGGCGATCAATGCCGGCATTGAGGCATCCAGGGATCAGGTGGCGGGCTCCGGCTTTTCGGCGGTGGCGCGGGAGATCAAGGATCTGGCCAACCAGTCGCGCAGCGCGACCACCGATGTGCGTCAGATTCTGGGCGAGGTACAGCAGGCCACCAGCTCCGCGGTGATGCTGATGGAAGAGGGCTCCAAAAGAGTGGAGCTGGCCATCACTACGGTTAACAGTAGCCGGGATGTGATCGACAGTCTGCTGCAGGCGGTGCGGGAAAACGCCCGTTCAGCGGCGAAAATTTCCGCCTCCAGCAACCAGCAGGCAATCGGGACCTCGCAGATTCGCCAGGCCATGAACGATATCAATGCGACCACCAACCAGAGCGTCGCCGCGGTCAAGCAGGTGGAGGCGACCGCCGGCAAGCTGGACGAGCTGAGTGACCGGCTCAAAACGATGCTCAATGGCTGA
- a CDS encoding chemotaxis protein CheB: MIQVLIADTSASIRQRLYDIVESQPDMCVVAQASNGGDAVLLTARLRPHLVLVGTALGPRGGYQTTRDIMMDCPTPVIMMSDNEDLPLSDVTVRVLQAGAMALSLYPGPDSSLFNAAMKNSFIEAVRLYAQVKPLRQHRRLAGAMSRADFVAARRHYRLIAIAASTGGPGALAQLLAVLPADYPLPILVVQHITTGFTEGLVHWLNSVTPLSVKMAAEGEPLKGGTVYLSGSSHHLEVALNQRLRLAATAPEGGFRPSANRLFCSVAQAYGERVLAVILTGMGSDGLEGLTEVRRYGGHILAQNEASSVVFGMPKAAIDAGLADRVLGLKEIADSLRALAEPVTVCDDQK; this comes from the coding sequence ATGATTCAGGTACTGATTGCCGATACCTCAGCCAGCATCCGACAAAGACTCTACGATATTGTCGAGTCACAGCCGGATATGTGTGTGGTGGCGCAGGCCTCCAATGGCGGTGATGCAGTGCTGTTGACGGCAAGGCTCAGGCCGCATCTGGTGCTCGTCGGTACGGCACTTGGCCCGCGGGGCGGATATCAGACAACCCGGGATATCATGATGGACTGTCCAACCCCGGTGATCATGATGTCCGACAATGAAGATCTGCCCTTGTCTGACGTGACAGTCAGGGTGTTGCAGGCAGGTGCCATGGCACTGAGCCTGTACCCCGGGCCCGACAGCAGCCTCTTCAATGCCGCCATGAAGAACAGCTTTATCGAGGCGGTGAGACTCTATGCCCAGGTCAAGCCGCTGCGCCAGCACCGGCGCCTGGCCGGGGCCATGTCCAGAGCAGACTTCGTTGCTGCCAGACGGCACTACCGGTTGATTGCCATCGCGGCATCCACGGGAGGGCCAGGGGCCCTGGCCCAGCTGCTGGCCGTGCTACCGGCAGACTACCCGCTGCCCATTCTGGTGGTACAGCACATCACCACGGGCTTTACCGAGGGGCTCGTCCACTGGCTGAACAGCGTCACGCCCCTGTCGGTGAAGATGGCAGCGGAGGGCGAGCCGCTGAAAGGCGGCACGGTCTACCTGTCCGGTTCCAGTCATCATCTGGAGGTGGCGCTGAACCAGAGGCTCAGGCTGGCAGCGACAGCACCCGAAGGTGGCTTTCGGCCCTCTGCCAACAGGCTGTTTTGCAGTGTTGCCCAGGCCTATGGCGAGCGGGTACTGGCGGTCATTCTGACAGGCATGGGGTCTGATGGCCTGGAGGGGCTGACAGAGGTCAGGCGCTATGGCGGCCATATACTGGCACAGAATGAGGCATCTTCAGTTGTTTTTGGCATGCCCAAGGCGGCAATCGATGCGGGGTTGGCGGACAGGGTGCTGGGGCTCAAGGAAATTGCAGATTCTCTGCGTGCACTGGCAGAGCCGGTGACTGTGTGCGATGACCAGAAGTAA
- the flgM gene encoding flagellar biosynthesis anti-sigma factor FlgM — MAIDFTGLPPKSQANGTRGPTDNSRAGNQTQSPDAAVPKAGGAAEVRLSEAAQALQGADKVLADTPEVNESRVQALRNAIESGTYEIDYERLAQRMVDFESTLD, encoded by the coding sequence ATGGCTATTGATTTCACGGGGCTGCCGCCTAAAAGCCAGGCCAACGGTACCCGTGGCCCAACCGACAACAGCCGGGCAGGTAACCAGACCCAGTCTCCCGATGCCGCCGTGCCCAAAGCCGGTGGCGCTGCCGAGGTTCGACTGAGCGAAGCGGCCCAGGCCCTGCAGGGTGCCGACAAGGTACTGGCGGACACCCCCGAGGTAAACGAAAGCCGCGTGCAGGCACTGCGCAATGCCATCGAGTCGGGCACCTACGAAATTGACTACGAGCGCCTGGCACAGCGCATGGTCGACTTTGAGAGCACACTGGATTGA
- a CDS encoding chemotaxis protein CheW — MSDNAKGVMEDGALAFAGGGGRTDTAVSLAERRVLEERARALATPVVAASDPTVEVITFHLNAEGYGIEARHVQEVMYLDSIVPLPGLKAPFVGITNCHGHILPVIDLLALLQAPQQTDAGNARHLVVLGQGSAELGIVASALGPVMQVAPGSIRAPAAASTAAHLVGMVPGLGILADGGSLLADPGLWINQK; from the coding sequence ATGAGCGACAATGCAAAAGGCGTGATGGAGGACGGGGCGCTCGCCTTCGCGGGGGGGGGGGGAAGGACTGATACTGCGGTGTCGCTGGCAGAGCGCCGGGTGCTGGAAGAACGCGCCAGGGCGCTGGCCACACCTGTTGTCGCGGCGTCGGACCCCACCGTCGAGGTGATCACCTTTCATCTCAATGCCGAGGGTTACGGCATAGAGGCCCGCCATGTACAGGAAGTCATGTATCTAGACAGCATTGTGCCATTGCCTGGCCTCAAGGCGCCTTTTGTGGGCATTACCAATTGCCACGGTCATATCTTGCCGGTGATTGACCTGCTGGCACTGCTGCAGGCACCGCAACAAACCGATGCCGGGAACGCCAGGCACCTGGTCGTGCTGGGGCAGGGCAGTGCCGAGCTGGGGATTGTCGCCAGCGCACTGGGGCCGGTGATGCAGGTGGCGCCTGGCAGTATCAGGGCGCCAGCGGCCGCCAGCACGGCAGCCCACCTGGTCGGCATGGTTCCCGGGCTGGGTATTCTGGCGGACGGGGGCTCCTTGCTGGCAGACCCGGGTTTATGGATAAATCAGAAGTAA
- a CDS encoding hybrid sensor histidine kinase/response regulator: MSHQELIQRLMKTFVLELREHVGTLNENLLALEKATTDAQAQTLINSLFRAAHSLKGAARSVELIPLEALSHHIEELFVALRNGQLRPSPALTQLLFCAVDAIEQTSVPLEAGDSLPENSFVELCESLAQALSEPVTAQAPWASQAADAGAPQAAAEQRALSPPAASAAPSGIADSIPAAKAATAAVPDTAPPEPDASGAGTRVQVSAAQLDRILTRSSEFRIACLRYEERAKTLEPLIAGMRAHLQLGATSSAQHLRSADALVQQLDELAVDFRADAQGMRAASLPLDAELQQLRLVPFRQVCEGLQRVVRDLAVQSGKQVELLTGGEELEIDRSLVSVLRQAVLQLVRNAVSHGLETADRRREAGKPARGRLRVQARLEGTGVIVSVEDDGQGLDSSAIRASASRLGIAIPEDERAHETLVFMPGISSVAAANAVSGRGVGLDVVKTAIERARGTVTVQSQRHHSTCFVLSVPLSLSTLQVLLIRLGTHAYALEITRVEQMLKVAIADLVSIRGQQRVLVGSASLPVLDLKTLLGIGQQDLRTENDSLHLVIVRSGGADTPLALAVDDVLGIEDILLKPLGPRLAKVPYVHGVTLDRHGCPVPVLNLRELIGDYLGGSIQNPAGLTIGISAAQKKHRLLVVDDSATTRLLEENILRDAGFEVLSAVDGAQAWQMLNQHSVDLVVSDVQMPGMDGIELTTAIRASIQHQELAVILLTARDSEEDRLNGMNAGADAYLVKSAFELDALIQTIQRLLM, from the coding sequence ATGAGCCATCAGGAACTTATTCAGCGCTTGATGAAGACCTTTGTGCTTGAGCTGAGGGAGCATGTTGGCACGCTCAATGAAAACCTGCTGGCGCTCGAAAAGGCGACAACGGATGCTCAGGCGCAAACGCTGATCAACAGCCTGTTTCGTGCGGCGCACAGTCTTAAGGGGGCGGCGCGCTCGGTGGAACTGATTCCACTCGAAGCTCTCAGCCATCACATAGAAGAACTCTTCGTTGCACTGCGGAACGGCCAGCTGCGGCCGAGTCCGGCGCTAACGCAATTGCTGTTTTGCGCCGTCGATGCCATTGAACAGACCAGCGTGCCGCTGGAAGCGGGTGACTCACTGCCCGAAAACAGCTTTGTGGAACTCTGTGAAAGCCTGGCTCAGGCCCTGTCGGAGCCGGTGACTGCACAGGCGCCATGGGCGTCCCAGGCTGCTGATGCCGGCGCGCCTCAGGCAGCAGCGGAACAGCGGGCTTTGAGCCCGCCGGCCGCTTCTGCAGCACCCTCCGGGATTGCCGATTCGATACCAGCGGCCAAGGCGGCAACCGCGGCGGTGCCTGACACAGCCCCGCCAGAGCCGGACGCATCGGGGGCCGGCACCCGGGTTCAGGTCAGCGCAGCGCAGCTCGACCGGATACTGACACGCAGCAGCGAGTTTCGGATTGCCTGCCTGAGGTACGAGGAGCGGGCCAAGACGCTGGAGCCTCTGATCGCCGGCATGCGCGCCCACCTGCAGCTGGGCGCGACCTCTTCGGCGCAGCATCTGCGCAGTGCCGATGCCCTGGTGCAGCAGCTGGATGAGCTGGCGGTTGATTTCAGAGCGGATGCGCAGGGTATGCGGGCTGCCAGCCTGCCCCTTGATGCGGAGCTACAGCAGTTGCGCCTGGTGCCCTTCAGGCAGGTCTGTGAGGGCCTGCAGCGGGTCGTGCGTGACCTCGCGGTGCAATCAGGCAAGCAGGTCGAGCTGCTGACCGGGGGCGAAGAGCTGGAGATAGACCGCTCGCTGGTCAGTGTGCTGCGACAGGCGGTACTCCAGTTGGTGAGAAATGCCGTTTCTCACGGCCTGGAGACGGCGGACCGCCGGCGAGAAGCCGGCAAGCCCGCCCGGGGGCGGTTGCGGGTGCAGGCCAGGCTGGAGGGCACCGGGGTCATCGTCAGCGTCGAGGATGATGGCCAGGGGCTGGATTCGAGCGCTATCAGGGCGTCGGCGAGCCGGCTGGGCATTGCCATACCCGAGGATGAGCGCGCGCACGAGACGCTGGTGTTCATGCCAGGGATTTCATCGGTTGCGGCGGCGAATGCGGTGTCAGGGCGGGGCGTCGGGCTGGATGTGGTAAAAACGGCCATTGAGCGCGCCCGGGGCACGGTGACTGTGCAGTCGCAACGTCATCACTCTACCTGCTTTGTGCTGTCGGTGCCCTTGTCCCTGTCGACGTTGCAGGTACTGCTGATCAGGCTCGGTACGCATGCATACGCGCTGGAGATTACCCGTGTCGAGCAGATGCTGAAGGTGGCGATTGCGGACCTGGTGTCGATCCGGGGGCAGCAACGGGTGCTTGTGGGTTCAGCGTCGCTGCCGGTGCTGGATCTAAAGACCCTGCTGGGCATTGGGCAGCAGGATCTGCGCACGGAGAATGACAGCCTTCATCTGGTCATCGTGCGCAGTGGCGGGGCAGATACGCCGCTGGCGCTGGCGGTTGACGACGTACTGGGGATTGAGGATATTTTGCTAAAACCCCTGGGGCCCCGCCTGGCAAAAGTTCCCTACGTGCATGGGGTTACGCTGGATCGCCACGGCTGTCCGGTGCCTGTGCTGAATCTTCGGGAGCTGATCGGCGACTACCTGGGTGGCAGCATTCAAAACCCTGCCGGGCTTACGATCGGCATTTCTGCAGCGCAGAAAAAGCACCGCTTGCTGGTGGTGGATGATTCAGCCACTACGCGGCTGCTTGAAGAGAACATATTGCGGGACGCCGGCTTCGAGGTGCTGTCGGCGGTTGACGGGGCCCAGGCCTGGCAAATGCTGAATCAGCATAGCGTCGATCTGGTCGTCAGTGATGTACAGATGCCCGGCATGGACGGTATTGAACTGACAACCGCAATCCGGGCATCCATTCAGCACCAGGAGCTTGCGGTTATACTGCTGACAGCTCGGGATTCCGAGGAAGACCGTCTCAACGGAATGAACGCGGGAGCTGATGCCTATCTGGTGAAAAGCGCGTTCGAACTCGATGCGTTGATCCAGACGATACAGCGATTGCTGATGTGA
- a CDS encoding response regulator, with protein sequence MSKVLVVEDSQTQAEKLRLILEMSGFDAQVANTGDEALILLQNAPFDLIVSDVVMPGISGYELCRIVRQTPGIRSIPFLLLTARKDPVDIISGLECSVDAFLTKPYDMDQLLARINALLNNRSVVEDSRFSMGADLELFGKRVKISASKEQIFNLLISTFEDIHATNLELQKSRENLTKAKEKLEAYTRTVQDRLAVSQQDLHTRNQAIESLSSGMVIIDVSTQEFTVSDANSALFKMTGYDEAIIGQPFNLFPGEQTDRRVLNSIFDALSNAEPVVETLRCYRHDGTSFWNHVTLRPILNNQGPVHHYVGILRDVTAEKQFELAMQAVSTELTMLEGDEFYQQATLRLADILGTDFALICRFGPAEPADTATTVAWVESGRVVADARAVTPGAPWSELAQGRTCLFESGVRSRYPVDAMFREKSVEAFAGEPVRDPSGRVLAMIAVMDTLALPQTAAVAQVLKIFALAVAAAMTRERNRRQYQGLFEFAPDAMVMTDKDGVIRLVNRQAEQLFGWSRGELTGQNLNVLMPMHIRDGHPVLQVGAQGAETSGSLGSEAALLHGLRRDGSQFPAEISLSPMDTEDGLMLAAVVRDITDRLRQEEDRTAREAADQANQAKSTFLAAMSHEIRTPMNGVIGSVDLLARSSLKPHQVELAETIRESAFSLLAIIDDVLDFSKIEAGKLELDSEPVSVPRVVGSVCNALKPVSQGKGVRLVQYTDPALPARILSDSIRLRQILNNLVSNAIKFSGGQGRRGRVSVRAELAGDATVQLTVRDNGIGISAEVQAKLFTPFVQAESSTTRRFGGTGLGLAICQHLVRMLDGQITVESAPGKGSTFRVTLPFVQDTREFVRPPEPGLVGLHCMLMTADRPLARDWCTYLEHAGAVAEILSEEASAAQKQLSEAQPEATVLVFEGSYESALQWRKGLALQRFAMLVVVDSGGPSNAQQQEAGTFSIDIHALSRIGFLQAVAVAAGRSKPERDEDGPGLLSQAFLPPDRKQAIAQGRLILVAEDNEVNQKVIRRQLALLGLAADLVENGRDAMTAWQGGGYALLLTDLHMPLMDGYELSRAIRSQESSEPAMPIIALTANALKGEADRCREAGMNDYLSKPTTLDKLSAVLKQWLPQMADTTIEKPKPDSIAGDEDSALSVLDLDILVGLVGNDPSLIEEFVRDYRHSAEQACSQLKLSVASRDHQAIVAIAHRLKSSSRAIGALALGSCCERLEQVGKAGGNADDMDALFAEFRQALAAVVDVIEHAEC encoded by the coding sequence ATGAGCAAGGTCCTCGTTGTAGAGGACAGCCAGACTCAGGCTGAAAAGCTGCGCCTGATTCTTGAAATGAGCGGGTTTGATGCGCAGGTCGCCAATACGGGCGACGAAGCGCTGATCCTGTTGCAGAACGCGCCCTTCGACCTGATCGTTTCCGATGTCGTGATGCCGGGAATTTCCGGTTACGAACTCTGCAGAATCGTGCGACAGACGCCAGGTATCAGAAGCATCCCTTTCCTGCTGCTGACCGCACGCAAGGACCCGGTCGATATTATCAGTGGGCTTGAATGCAGCGTCGATGCCTTCCTGACCAAGCCTTACGATATGGATCAGCTTCTTGCGCGCATTAACGCCCTGCTCAATAATCGGAGCGTCGTGGAGGATAGCCGCTTCAGCATGGGGGCGGACCTGGAACTGTTCGGCAAACGGGTAAAAATATCAGCGTCCAAAGAGCAGATTTTTAATCTGCTGATTTCCACCTTCGAGGATATTCACGCCACCAACCTCGAATTGCAGAAAAGCCGTGAAAACCTGACCAAGGCCAAGGAAAAGCTGGAGGCCTATACCCGTACCGTGCAGGACCGGCTGGCGGTGTCGCAGCAAGACCTCCATACGCGCAACCAGGCGATAGAGTCCCTGAGTTCAGGGATGGTTATTATCGATGTCAGTACGCAGGAATTTACCGTTTCGGATGCCAATTCCGCGCTGTTCAAAATGACAGGATATGACGAGGCCATTATCGGGCAGCCCTTCAACCTGTTTCCCGGTGAGCAGACGGATCGACGGGTGCTCAACAGCATTTTCGATGCCCTTTCGAACGCGGAGCCTGTTGTCGAAACACTGCGCTGTTACCGGCACGACGGTACCTCCTTCTGGAACCATGTAACGCTGCGGCCCATTTTGAACAACCAGGGGCCTGTGCATCACTATGTCGGCATATTGCGTGACGTTACCGCCGAAAAGCAATTTGAGCTGGCCATGCAGGCGGTGTCCACCGAACTGACCATGCTGGAGGGCGATGAGTTCTATCAGCAGGCGACGCTGCGTCTCGCGGATATCCTGGGTACGGATTTCGCCCTGATTTGCCGTTTTGGTCCCGCTGAACCGGCGGATACCGCAACCACAGTGGCCTGGGTCGAAAGCGGTCGAGTTGTTGCCGATGCTCGCGCCGTGACGCCGGGAGCGCCCTGGTCTGAGTTGGCGCAGGGGCGCACCTGCCTGTTTGAGAGTGGCGTCCGGTCCCGCTACCCCGTGGACGCCATGTTCAGGGAAAAGTCGGTCGAGGCCTTTGCCGGCGAGCCGGTCAGGGATCCCAGTGGACGGGTTCTGGCCATGATTGCGGTCATGGATACCCTGGCGCTGCCACAGACGGCGGCAGTCGCGCAGGTCTTGAAGATATTTGCACTGGCCGTGGCCGCCGCCATGACCCGGGAGCGCAACCGCCGGCAATATCAGGGATTGTTCGAGTTTGCCCCCGATGCCATGGTAATGACCGACAAGGACGGCGTGATCCGCCTGGTCAACCGCCAGGCAGAACAGCTGTTTGGATGGTCCCGGGGGGAGCTCACCGGCCAGAACCTGAACGTACTGATGCCCATGCATATCCGTGACGGGCATCCGGTCTTGCAGGTTGGTGCCCAAGGGGCTGAAACCTCTGGCAGTCTCGGCAGCGAAGCGGCGCTGTTGCATGGGTTGCGTCGGGATGGCTCGCAGTTTCCCGCCGAAATCAGCCTCAGCCCGATGGATACCGAGGACGGCCTCATGTTGGCCGCCGTGGTGCGAGACATCACGGACCGGCTGCGCCAGGAAGAAGACCGTACCGCACGAGAGGCTGCAGACCAGGCTAACCAGGCCAAGTCGACCTTTCTGGCCGCCATGAGCCATGAGATTCGCACCCCCATGAACGGGGTCATTGGCAGTGTGGATCTGCTGGCCCGTTCCAGTCTGAAACCCCACCAGGTGGAGCTGGCCGAGACAATCAGGGAGTCGGCTTTCAGTCTGCTGGCGATTATTGACGACGTACTCGACTTTTCCAAGATCGAGGCCGGCAAGCTGGAGCTGGACAGCGAGCCCGTGTCAGTGCCACGGGTGGTCGGCTCCGTCTGCAATGCGCTCAAGCCGGTATCGCAGGGCAAGGGCGTACGGCTGGTGCAGTATACCGACCCCGCCTTGCCGGCGCGGATTCTGAGCGATAGCATCCGGCTGCGCCAGATACTGAACAACCTGGTTTCCAATGCTATCAAGTTTTCCGGTGGCCAGGGGCGGCGGGGCCGTGTCTCTGTGCGTGCGGAGCTTGCGGGAGACGCCACCGTACAGCTGACGGTGCGCGACAATGGCATTGGCATATCGGCCGAGGTTCAGGCAAAACTCTTTACCCCCTTTGTGCAGGCGGAATCGTCCACCACGCGGCGCTTTGGCGGTACCGGACTGGGGCTGGCAATCTGCCAGCACCTGGTGAGGATGCTGGACGGACAGATTACTGTTGAGAGTGCGCCCGGGAAAGGCTCCACGTTCAGGGTCACCCTGCCATTCGTTCAGGATACCCGGGAGTTTGTGCGGCCACCCGAGCCCGGGCTGGTCGGCTTGCACTGCATGCTGATGACGGCCGACAGGCCGCTGGCCCGGGACTGGTGTACCTATCTTGAACACGCAGGCGCCGTCGCCGAGATTCTGAGTGAGGAAGCGTCCGCCGCGCAGAAGCAGCTGTCCGAGGCGCAGCCAGAGGCGACAGTGCTGGTGTTTGAGGGGTCCTATGAGTCCGCCCTGCAGTGGCGCAAGGGGCTGGCGCTGCAGCGGTTTGCCATGCTGGTCGTCGTCGACAGTGGTGGTCCGTCAAACGCACAGCAACAGGAAGCGGGTACTTTTAGCATCGACATTCATGCATTGAGCCGCATCGGTTTTTTGCAGGCGGTTGCCGTCGCCGCCGGCCGCTCCAAACCCGAACGGGACGAGGACGGGCCCGGACTCCTGAGCCAGGCTTTCCTGCCGCCGGACCGCAAGCAGGCGATTGCCCAGGGCCGGCTGATCCTCGTCGCCGAGGACAACGAGGTCAATCAGAAGGTGATTCGGCGCCAGTTGGCACTGCTCGGACTTGCCGCCGATCTGGTGGAGAATGGGCGTGATGCGATGACAGCCTGGCAGGGGGGCGGTTATGCGCTGTTGCTGACGGACCTGCATATGCCGCTGATGGACGGATACGAGCTGTCCAGGGCCATACGCTCCCAGGAAAGCAGTGAACCCGCGATGCCGATTATTGCCTTGACCGCCAACGCGCTGAAAGGGGAGGCCGATCGGTGCCGGGAAGCGGGGATGAACGATTACCTGTCCAAGCCGACGACTCTGGACAAGCTCAGCGCCGTACTGAAACAATGGCTGCCACAAATGGCTGACACCACGATAGAAAAGCCGAAACCCGATTCGATTGCGGGTGACGAGGATTCGGCGCTTTCGGTGCTGGATCTCGATATCCTGGTGGGGCTGGTGGGGAACGACCCGTCGTTGATCGAGGAGTTTGTGCGGGATTATCGCCACTCGGCAGAGCAGGCATGCTCGCAGCTGAAATTGTCCGTGGCCTCCCGGGATCATCAGGCAATAGTTGCCATCGCCCATCGATTAAAGTCTTCTTCCCGGGCCATTGGTGCCCTGGCGCTGGGGAGTTGCTGCGAGCGGCTGGAACAGGTTGGAAAGGCCGGCGGTAACGCAGATGACATGGATGCACTGTTTGCGGAGTTCAGGCAGGCACTGGCCGCGGTGGTCGATGTAATCGAGCATGCCGAGTGTTAG